DNA sequence from the Gemmatimonadales bacterium genome:
CCGCGGGAGGCCGGGGACATCGTCACCCGGGAGCTGTCGCTGCTCGCGACGTCGACCTCGATCCGGACCGAGTCGACCAGGCCGGCGAGCGGCCCCTTCCCCAGCACCCAGGCCACGACCACATCGAGCGAGTCACCGTGCTGCGCCACCTCGGAGGTCACGGCGTCGACCTGGGCTTTGGGCACGAGCGGCGCCGACGGGAACAGCCGCGCACCAAACAGCCAGCCGGCCAGCGCCAGCACCGCGATCAGGGCCGCGAGCACGAGCGGCCAGCGCCGCGGCTTGGGCGGCAGCTCGATCTCGATCACCTCGGGGGTCACCCGGCGCGGCATGGCCTAGTGCTCCAGGCCCAGAACAGCTGGACCCTGCTGGTAGACTACATCCACCGGGATCCCCCTGCTGCGCAGACGGCCGAGATCGGCTTGGGCAACAGGAGAAATTCGGCCGCGCGTGGCCATGAACTGCTTCACCCCCTCGTAGTCGCCATCCCCCTGGAAACGCAGGATACGCTCACCCAAGGCCCGCACGGCCTCCTGCATCTTGGCAAGATCGACCCGGTACCGCCCGCTCGCCGAATCCCGGGTGAACGCGCCGTGCTCCTCGAAGAACGAGAGCTGCGCCGCATTGGCCCGGCCGTGGGCATCCGATGCACCGAACCGGATGGAGCGGAAGATGCTGGCCAGATAGGTCACGTAGTGTTGCTCCGCCGTGGTGCCCTTGAGCTCTCCCTGCTGCAGCAGCTGAGTGACCAGGTGCAGGCCCAGGATGTCGGCCTTGGCCTCTTCCAGCGCACTGGCCTGCTCCTTGAGCGCCGCCCGCACGGTGCCCTTGCCGTCGATCGTGTTCTTAATGCCGAGGCCATGCGCTACCTCGTGGAACATGACGTTGGCGAAGAACGCGTCGAAGTTGATGTCGGTCTGCTGGTCGCTGGCGATCAGCTCCGCCGCGATCGGCCGCAGGATCTTGTCGAACTTGGCCCGCATCACGTTCTTGAGCTGGAGCCTGCGGGTGCCCTTTCTGAGCTGCACCTGCTCGTCGTTGGGCAGATTGATGGCGATGGTCTTGGATCCCGCGTTCGCCTCACCCGCGCAGAAGACGGCGTCGTATGCGTTGAGGTCCGAGCCGGTGCCGGGCTGCTCCCGCTTGTACGCTGCCGGAACCGGCAGGCCGCGCTGTAGTGCCGGCAGGAGTGCGGCGTACCGGGCCAGTCGGGAGCTCCACTCCTTGTCCTTGATCAGCACGAAGGCTTCGGCCGCTGTCCTGTACCCGAACAGCTCGTCGGCGTACGATTCGATCGGCCCGATCACGATGTCCAATGTGTTGTGCTTCATATCGAGCCAGGCGAGATCGCTGGCCTGGTAGCGGTCCGTCATGAGCGCCTGGGAGCGCAGCAGCAGGTATCGCTTGAGCCCGGGGTCCTCCGCCAGTGCCGCCGCCTCGCGGAGCTTGGCGGCGGCATGCTGGACCTCCGGACCGTAGACCTTGTGATAGGGGACGGTCGTCAGGGTCCCGCTCGAGTCCCGCCGCACCACAGAATACTGGCCACGGAGCGCCTCGGCGGCCGTGGGCGACCTGTCCGCGGCCTGTTCCAGCTGCTCCTTGGTCATCTCGTGGGGATAGAACTCCACGCCGGGCGGACGCTCGCCGACTCCGGGAACGAACGGCGCGTTGCCGTCCAGCCGGTCCCAGGGGCCGTAATTGATCTCAACGAAACGTCGAATACTGGAGTCTGGCAAGGTGGTCAGCAGCGAGTCGTAGCCCGGAAAGATCTGCCGCCGGAAGACCGTATCCATGGTGGCGGCCGCGCCGATCAGCAGGGGGAGCATCCGACGCTCCTTGTCGGTCAGGCGGCCCAGGTCCGAGGTGAGGCGCACAGGCGCGTATTGGGCCACCTTGGCCGCGATCGGGCTTTCCGTGGGCGCGGACGCCGCGGTGCCAGGCGAGCCGTCTCCACGCTTCCCACACCCCGCGATCCCGGCCGCCAGAGCCATCAGCCAGGCCGGCCAGCGTTGCATGCCGCTCGGTCTCTCCGCTCGAAACACGCTACGCCAGCTGGATCTGGCCCTCGACCGCGATCTCGGCATCGAGCCCCTCCACGATCATGACCGCACGGGCGTTGAGGGCACTGCGGCCCGCCAGGGCCCCGGAGCGCTGGGCCGCGTCGACCGCCTTTTCCACCTCGCGCTGGGCGGTCACTCCGAAATGCTTGAGCAAGCTCCGGAGAGAGATGTTGAATCGCTCCTCGTCCATGACCACCTCGGATGAAAAGGTATGTGACCTCAGCGTCCCTCGAGCTCCCGCTCACCGGGAACGTGTCGCTCCGCCCGACCCTGGCCCGGATGGGCCTTCGCCTCGAGATAGCGCTCGCCCTTGAGCCGGATGAAGTTCACGAACTTCTCGTACTCCTCCTCCGAGAGCGCGTCGGCGATTCCGGGAATCAGTCCCTTGACGACCGTGATCCGCTCCTCGATGGCCAGCTCGCCGGCTCGATCGATCAGCGCGCGGATGGCGGGGTGGTCCATCCAATCGGTCTCCTGACTCGTCGTCATACGTGCTCCCAGGTCCGGGGATACTGGAGGTCGAGCTCCCATGAGGTTCATTCTAGCCAAAAGGGGCCGGCAATGCCGACCCCTCCGGGTACCACGGATGCCGGCCGGGCCGGGGTCAGCGGGCCAGCTTCAGCCGTTCGACGTGCCGCTGCTTGATGCGGGCGTTGTAGGCATTGACGGTCACGATGTCGCCCGGCTTGAAGCCCTTGAGGATATTACGGAGCTCCGCCTGGCTTCGCACCGACTTCCCCTCCACCGCCGTGATCACATCCGGCCCGCCGTCTTCGGCGTCGCGCAGCAGCGGCCACGCCGGCCCGCCGGGCGTGACACCAGTGATCACCACGCCGCGCAAGCCCGGAGAACCCAGCTCGCTCGCGATCTCCGGCGTGAGCGCCTCCCCGGAGATGCCCAGCGGGCTCAGCGCGTTCGAGGCGTTGTTCGGGCCGCCCCGGTCACCGTCCTTGTTCCCGTCCTGCTCGTCGCCCTGCGCCAGCTCGGGCTGGTCCGCCAGCGCCTGCAGACGGACGTTGAACGTCTTACGGACGCCGCCCTTGCGGGCCACTTCGACCTTCACCACTTCGCCCGGCTTGCGGAAGCCGACGATCTGCTGAAGCTGGCCGACGTACTCGACCGGCTTGCCATCTACGGCCACGATGATGTCGCCCGGCTCGATACCGGCCGCTTTGGCCGGGGAGTCCTCGGTGGGGATGTCCTTGACCGCCACGCCCCTGATCTCCGGCAGGCCAACGTAGGCCGCGTCGTTCAGCGTGACTTCGGCGATCTGTACCCCCAGGGCCGCGCGGTGGACCGTTCCGGTCTCGATGAGCTGGGTCATGACGGTGCGGACCAGGTTCATCGGGATGGCAAAGCCGTAGCCCGAATAGAACCCCGTCTCGCTGGCAATGGCGGAGTTGATGCCGATGACCTCACCCCGGACGCTCACCAGCGGACCGCCCGAGTTGCCCGGGTTGATCGCCGCGTCGGTCTGGATGAAGTCCTGGATGCTGCCCTGGCCCCGGCCCGGAAGCCCAGCCAGCGCACGGCCTTTGGCGCTCACGATGCCGGAGGTGACGGTGAAGGTCAGGCCTTCGCCGAGCGGGTTGCCGATGGCGAGAACCCATTCGCCCACCCTGGCGTCGTCGCTGTTGCCCAGCGCCACCGGCGGCAGACTCTTGGCGTCGATCTTCACCACCGCCACGTCGGTGTTGGGATCGGTGCCGATCACCTTGGCCTTGAACTCCCGGTGGTCCAGCAGGCGCACGGTGACCACTTCCGCGCCTTCGACCACGTGGTTGTTGGTGAGGATGTAGCCATCCGCCGAGACGATGAACCCCGACCCGCTGCCCTGCTCGATCTCGGGCTGCTGCGGGCGGAACTGGGGGAAGAAGCGCTCCATGCCGGGGGGGATCCGCTGCTGGGAGGCCCGCTCGGTCCGCTGGGAGCGGATGTACACCACGCTTGGTTTCACATGCTCGGCCACCGCGGCGAAGGCCTCGCTCAGGTCCTGTAACGGCCGGGCCGCGGGGATGGACGGGGTGGGCACCGGCGCGATAGCCGCGGCCTGGCGTCCCTGCTGCTGCGCCGAAGAGCGATTGGGCAGGTCGAGCAATCCGGCGAACAGCAGCCCGAGCGCGAACGCCAGGGCCACCAACCCACCGAATTTGAGCCAGTTCAACGATCGTGCGGACATCGAGCGATCCTTCGGCAGAGCGTGAGGGTAGCGGGCATCCTGCCCGTCTGAATAGTACACAGATGTACCGGGCCGCGGCTGGGCCGCGGTGGGCGCTGTCACCCCTGAACGGAGTGAAGGGGGCACGCCCTAAGGGTATGCCCCCCTCGCTTCGCTCAGGGCGATAAGGAGCTACTTCTACTTCTTATCGTCCACGATCTCGTAGTCGGCCTCGACCACGTCCTCCTGCCCACCCGGTGGTGTGGCGCCCGGCTCGGCGCCGGCCGGCTCCCCGCCGGGCTGACCCTGGGACTGGGCACCCTGGTAGAGGGAGGCCCCCGCCGCGGAGTAGGCGGCGTTCAGCTCGTCCAGGGCCCGGCGGATGCCGTCAGCCTCGCCCGTCCGGAGCGCCTGCTTGCCGCCCTCCAGCGCCGCGTCGAGCCGTGTCTTGGCCTCGGCGGGAAGCCGGTCGACCCAGTCCTTGCTGTCCTTCTCGACCCGGTAGACCAGGCTGTCGAGCTGGTTCCGCGCCTCGATCTGCTCCCGGCGCTCCTTGTCCTCCTGGGAGTGCTGCTCGGCGGCCTTGACCATCCGGTCGATCTCGGTGTCGCTGAGGCCACTGGAGGCCTCGATCCGGATCTTCTGCTCCTTGTTGGTGGCCTTGTCCTTGGCCGACACGTGCAGGATGCCGTTGGCGTCGATATCGAACGTCACCTCGACCTGGGGCATGCCCCTCGGTGCCGGCGGGATGCCGGTGAGCTGGAACTTGCCGATGGTCCGGTTGTCGACGGCCATCTGCCGCTCGCCCTGGAGCACATGGATCTCCACCGTGGTCTGGTTATCCTCCGCGGTGGAGAACACCTCCGACTTCTTGGTCGGAATGGTGGTGTTCCGGGGGATCAGCACCGTGGTGACGCCGCCAAGGGTCTCGATGCCCAGCGAGAGCGGGGTCACGTCCAGCAGCAGCACGTCCTTCACGTCACCGCCGAGCACGCCGCCCTGGATGGCCGCGCCAATGGCGACGACCTCATCCGGGTTGACCGAGCGGTTGGGCTCCTTCCCGAAGAAGTCCTTGACGATCTGCTGGATCTTGGGGATCCGGGTCGATCCGCCCACCAGAATCACCTCGTCGATCTGCTTGGGATCGAGTCCGGCGTCCTTGAGCGCCTGCTGCATCGGCGGGATGGTCCGCTGGATCAGGTCGTCCACCAGCTGCTCGAACTTGGCGCGGGTGAGCGAAAGATTCAGGTGTTTGGGGCCGCTCTGGTCCGCCGTGATGAACGGCAGGTTGATGTCGGTCTGGGTAGTGCTCGACAGCTCCATCTTGGCCTTCTCGGCGGCTTCCTTGAGCCGCTGGAGCGCCATCGGATCCTTGGAGAGGTCGATGCCCTGATCGCGCTTGAACTCGGTGATCAGCCAGTCGATCAGCCGCTGGTCGAAGTCGTCGCCGCCCAGGTGGGTGTCGCCGTTGGTGCTCTTGACCTCGAAGACGCCTTCGGCCAGCTCGAGCACCGAGATGTCATAGGTCCCGCCGCCCAGGTCGAAAACGGCGATCTTCTCTTCCTTCTTCTTGTCGAGGCCGTAGGCCAGCGCCGCCGCGGTGGGCTCGTTGATGATGCGCAGGACGTCCAGGCCGGCGATCTTGCCGGCGTCCTTGGTGGCCTGCCGCTGGGCGTCATTGAAGTAGGCCGGCACGGTAATGACCGCCTTGTCCACCGTGTGGCCCAGGTAATCCTCGGCGGTCTGCTTCATCTTCTGCAGGATCATCGCCGAGATCTCGGGCGGGGTGTAGCGCTTCCCCCCGATCTCCACGGAGGCGAGTCCGTTCTGACCCTCGACCACCTTGTAGGGGACCCGCTTGGTCTCCTCGGTGATCTCGTTGATCCGGCGGCCCATGAACCGCTTGATCGAGAAAATGGTTTGCTTGGGGTTGGTGACGGCCTGGCGCTTGGCCACTTGCCCGACCAGCCGCTCACCGTCCTTGGTGAAGGCCACGACCGAGGGGGTGGTCCGCCCACCTTCGGCGTTGGGAATGACGACCGGGTCGCCACCCTCCATCACCGCCACGACCGAGTTGGTCGTGCCCAGGTCGATGCCAATAATCTTGGAAGCCATGTCGACTCCGGTTGAGTGCGAATGTTGGGTACACGTTCGGGCGGGGGGAGAAGCAAGCGCCATACCCTATTTCCCTGCCGAATTGGCAGTACATGCCGCCCCCCCAGGGGTAGCCGGACGCCACCCGTGACACGTATCACGACCCCCGCCAGGGGACGGCGCTAAGCTCTAGACTCGTGCGTGGGCCGTGCTGCTGGCTGATGGTAAACATGAGGAGGGAACCATGCTGTGGACCATCTTCGTGATCCTACTGGTGTTGTGGCTGCTGGGAGTGGTCACGTCGTACACGCTGGGTGGCTTCATCCACGTGCTGCTGATCGTGGCGGTCATTCTCGCCGTGATGCAGCTGATCCAGGGACGACGGGCGCTGTAGCCCGGTGGGCGCCGGCACCACGGCGGACTCCCGTGTCCGTGTGGGCGGGCGAGCGGTCGCAGTCTCGAGCCTCGACAAGGTGCTCTTCCCGCAGGATGGCATCACCAAGGGAGAGCTGATCGAGTACTACGGCACGGTCGCCACCCACATGCTCCCCCACCTCAAGGACCGCCCCATCAACCTGGAGCGGTTTCCCGGCGGTATCGATCGGGCCGGGTTCTTTCAGCAGGCCATGCCGGAGTCCTTCCCGGACTGGATCGAGGGCGTCACCGTCGAGAAAGCCGAGGGCCGAGTGCGGCATGTCGTGGTCCAGACCGCCGCCACGCTGGTGTACCTGGCGAACCAGGGCTGCATCACTCCCCATGCCTGGCTCAGCCGGCGCGACCGCCTGGACTCCCCCGACCAGCTGATCTTCGATCTCGACCCCCCTGCCCAGGATCCCCCGCGTGTCCGGGAGGCGGCGCTCCTCCTGGGCGAGCTTCTGCGCGAGCTGGAGCTGGTGCCTTTTCTCAAGACGACGGGTTCCCGCGGGTACCACGTCCTGGTGCCGCTCGACCGGCGGGAGGACTTCTCCGCGGTGCGGGAGTTCGCGCAGGCCGTGGCAGCGCTGCTGGTGCACCGGCACCCCAAGCTGCTCACCGTGGAGGGCCGGAAGGCCAAACGGGGGAACCGGATCTACCTGGATACCCTGCGGAACGCATACGCCCACACCGCCGTCCCTGCGTATGCGGTTCGGGCACGGCCTAAGGCGCCGGTCGCGACCCCGATCGGATGGGATGAGCTGGAGGTCCGGGCCATGCACCCTGCCCGGTTCACGCTCCGGAGCCTGCCGGCCCGTCTCCGGGACGACCCCGACCCGTGGCGCGACCTCCGGCGCCGCCCCCGCTCGCTCGCCCCGGCTCGCCGGCGGCTGGAGGAGCTGTCCGTCGCGCGCTAGCGCCGTGGCCGAGCGGCCTCGCCTCCGTATATTGATCCAATGTTCCCCTACCGGGACGACAACCCGACCATCGGCACGCCGTTCGTGACGCTACTCATCATCGTGGCGAACGCGGCGGTGTGGGTGTTGGTGCAGGGCGCGGGGATGGAGCCAGGGCTTTCCAAGTCAGTCTGCGAGCTGGGGCTGATTCCGGGGGAGTTCCTTGGGCGAGTGGCCGAAGGGACCAGCATCCCGCTCAGCCCGACGGCTGCCTGCGTGCTGGGGGTGGAGCGCCATCTGTACACCCCGCTCACCTCGATGTTCCTCCACGGCGGCTGGCTCCACCTCATCGGCAACATGTGGTTCCTCTGGCTCTTCGGGAACAACGTAGAGGACAGCATGGGCCACGTCCGCTACCTCGCGTTCTACCTGCTGGCCGGGATCGCGGCGGCCGCCGTGCAGACCTACATGAATCCGTCCAGCGTCATTCCGATGGTGGGTGCCTCCGGAGCGATCAGCGGGGTCATGGGAGCCTACGTCGTGCTCTATCCCCGGGTTCGGGTGCACATGCTGGTGGTCCTGGTCATCTTCGTCACCCGGATCGTGGTGCCGGCCTACCTGATGCTGGGCTACTGGTTCCTCCTGCAGTTGCTGGGCGGCAGCGCCGCGACGGGGAATGGGGGCGTTGCCTTCTGGGCCCACGTCGGCGGCTTTCTGGCCGGCGCGCTGCTCATCTCGCTGTTCAAGGACCCTGACCTGGTGGCGAAGCACCGAGCACTGGCGCGCTACGTCTGAAGCTTCCCCGGGGCGGGGGGTTCATGGCGCGCGAGTCGTCCCGGGCAGTATGTTCTCACCTATGCTCGATCCCGCCCCACATCGCGTGCTTGCTCGGTCGACCGCCTCGCTCGAGGTCCCCGTGGCGCTCCGCAACCCGGGCACCGCGCTGGAGCTCGACTGGGTCGAGGAGGTGCGGGTCAACCGCAGCGCCGTCGAGCGCCGGGCGGCCACCCTCCGGAGCCGGCGGACGGTAAAGAAGGAATGGCAGGCGGCGTGGCTGCTCCGGGCCATCACCCTGATGGATCTCACGACACTCTCGGGCGACGATACGCCCGGCCGGGTCCGCCGGCTCTGCGCCAAGGCGCGCCGGCCCGTCCGGGAGGACCTGCTCCAGGCGATGGGTGCCGCGGAGCTCCCCATCCGGGTCGGGGCGGTGTGCGTGTATCACAGCTTCGTCGAGACCGCTGTCGAGGCGCTCGATGGCTCGGGAATTCCGGTGGCGGCCGTGTCCACCGGGTTTCCGGCTGGGCTCTCGCCGCTCGCGCAGCGGCTGGGAGAGATCCGGGCCTCGGTGGCCGCGGGCGCCGAGGAGATCGACGTGGTGATCACCCGGGCGCACGCACTGACGGAAAACTGGCGCGCCCTCTACGACGAGGTGCGCGCCATGCGGGAGGCCTGCGGTGACGCGCACATCAAGACCATCCTCGCCACCGGTGAGCTCGGCACGCTGCGCACGGTGGGTCGGGCGAGTCTCGTCTGCATGATGGCGGGCGCCGACTTCATCAAGACCTCCACCGGAAAGGAGAGCGTCAACGCCACCCTCCCGGTGGGCCTGGTCATGGCACGGGCGATCCGCGAGTACCGGGAGCGGACCGGCATGCTCGTGGGGCTCAAGCCCGCGGGCGGCATCCGCTCGGCGAGAGACGCGCTGGACTGGCTGGCACTGATGAAGGACGAGCTGGGCGACCGCTGGTTGCGCCCCCACCTGTTCAGGTTCGGCGCGAGCTCGCTCCTGACCGACATCGAGCGCCAGCTGGAGCACTTCGTCACCGGCCGGTACTCGGCGGTCCACCGGCACCCCACCGGGTGAGGCCACCCTTCACGCTCGAGGTCCCATGACGTCCATTCCCGACATCTTCGGGACGATGGCCTACGGGCCCGCCCCCGAGGCGGGGGCGCCGGCGCAGGCCTGGCTGGAGCAGCACGGCCAGCAGTTCGGACTGTTCATCGGCGGAGCGTGGACGGCGGTGGGCGCCGAGACGTTCGAGACCCTCAACCCGGCAACGGCCCGACCGCTGGCCCGGCTCACCCAGGCCGGCCCGGCCGACGTCGATCGTGCGGTGAGCGCGGCCCGTGCCGCGCAGCCCGGCTGGTGGGCGCTCGGCGGGCACGCGCGGGCGCGCTACCTCTACGCCCTCGCACGTGGCATCCAGAAACACAGCCGGCTCTTTGCGGTGATCGAAACGCTGGACAACGGCAAGCCGATCCGCGAGTCGCGCGATATCGACGTGCCGCTGGTGGCGCGGCACTTCTATCATCACGCCGGATGGGCCCAGCTCATGGCGCGCGAGCTGCCGGGTCGGGAGCCGGTGGGCGTGATCGGGCAGATCATCCCCTGGAACTTTCCCCTCCTCATGCTCTCCTGGAAGATTGCGCCCGCGCTGGCCATGGGGAACACGGTGGTGCTCAAGCCGGCCGAGTTCACCTCCTTGACCGCGCTCCGATTCGCGGAGCTCTGCCAGGAGGTGGGACTGCCGCCCGGCGTGGTGAACATCGTCACCGGCGACGGCCGGACCGGCGAGGCGATCGTGGCTCACCCGGACGTCGACAAGATCGCGTTCACCGGCTCGACCGAAGTTGGGCGCATCATTCGCACCGCGACCGCGGGGAGCGGCAAGAAACTCTCGCTGGAGCTCGGTGGGAAGTCGCCATTCATCGTGTTCCCCGACGCCGATCTCGACAGCGTGGTCGAGGGCGTGGTGGACGCGATCTGGTTCAACCAGGGGCAGGTGTGCTGCGCCGGCTCGCGTATCCTGGTGCAGGAGGGGATCGCGGATCGGCTGGTGGTCAAGCTCAAGGCCCGGATGGAGACGCTGCGGGTAGGAAACCCGCTCGACAAGGCAGTGGACATGGGCGCGATCATCGCGCCGGTCCAGCTGCAGAAGATCGAGGAGCTGGTGCGCCGCGGGCAGGACGAGGGCGCCCAGATCTGGCAGCCGCCCTGGAGCTGCCCCACGGACGGGTGGTTCTACCCGCCGACACTCTTCACCGAAGTCGCCCCGGCCGCGACCATCGCGCAGGTGGAGATCTTCGGACCGGTGGTGGTGCTCATGACGTTTCGCACGCCGGCCGAGGCGGTCGAGCTGGCCAACAACACCCGCTACGGGCTCGCGGCGAGCCTCTGGACCGAGAACATCAATGTTGCACTGGACGTGGCGCCGGAGCTCCAGGCCGGGACGGTCTGGATCAACTGCACGAACGTGTTCGACGCAGCCAGCGGGTTCGGGGGCTACCGGGAGAGCGGCTTCGGGCGGGAAGGGGGACGGGAGGGGCTGAGGGAGTACGTGCGGTGGGGTGGTGGTGGGAAGGGCGGGAAGGGCGGACAGGACGGTAAGGGCGGGAAGGACGGTAAGGGCGGGAAGGTTGTCGCTCGGCGGGGCGATGCGAACACGCATCGTGGATCGGTAACCTTACCGTCCTTCCCGTCCTTACCGTCCATCGACCGCACCCCCAAGCTCTACATCGCCGGCAAGCAGGCGCGGCCGGACTCGGGGTATAGCCTGCCCGTGGTCGACGCGGCCGGGCGGCGGATCGGCGAGGTGGGGCACGGCAACCGGAAGGACATTCGGAACGCGGTCGAAGCGGCGCGGAAGGCGGCGGGGTGGGGGCGTCTGACCGCGCACCACCGGGCGCAGGTGCTCTTCTATCTGGCCGAGAACCTGGCGGCGCGCGGGGACGAGCTCGGCCGTCGGATCGCGGCACTCACCGGCGATCAGGCCGGGGCCGAGCGGGAGATCGGGATCGCCATCGAGCGGATCTACGCCTCCGCGGCCTGGGCCGATAAGTACGACGGCCTGGTGCACCACACGCCCTACCGGAACGTGACCCTCGCGATGCCGGAGCCGATCGGGGTGCTCGGCATCGTCTGCCCCGAGGCCCCGCCGCTCCTGGGGTTCCTCTCGACCGTGCTGCCCGCCATCGCGATGGGCAATACCGTGGTGGCGGTGCCCTCGACTCCCGCGCCGTTGCTCGCCACCGATTTCTATCAGGTGCTGGATACCTCCGACGTGCCGGCCGGTGTGGTGAACATCGTCACCGGGCTACGTGACGAGCTGGCGCCGGTCCTCGCCGCGCACGACGACGTCGACGGCATCTGGTACTTCGGAAGCGCCGACGGCTCGGCCGAAGTGGAGCGGCTCTCCGCCGGCAACATGAAGCGCACCTGGGTGGATTACGGCAGGGGGCGGGACTGGACCGACGCACTGCAGGGCGAAGGCGAGGAGTTTCTGGAACAGGCCACCCAGGTGAAGAACATCTGGGTTCCCTACGGGGCGTGAGGGGGAAGGTGGGGCAAGGTGAGGCAGGGTGGGGCAGGGTGGGGCAGGGTGAGGCCAGGGTTCGCGCGCGGTGGGGCCTGCTGTGTGTCCTGACCTTGCCCCACCTTGCCCCACCCTGCCTCACCTTGCCTCACCTCCCCTCACCTTGCCGCGGTCGTAATCTCCACATCCCGCCCCAGCAGCTTCCCCATCACGTCCGCCTTCCGCGAGGCGCCCCAGCACTCCAACCCTAGATCGGCCTCGGCCATGCGGGGCACGATGAGAATCCGCAGCGCCTCGGGAGTGAGCTCGACCCGAAGGGTCTCGACCGCCGCCGTGTGCCCCCGATCGAGCCCGTCCGCCACCCGGAGGAGCGCGCTCACCCGCCGCACCACGTCCTGATCGGCAGGGGGCAGAGCGGCGAACTCCGGGTGCTTGCGGCGGGGGCCGGTGCGCCGGTGGTAGCGGCTGATCAGCGCGACCAGCATCCGGTCCCGCGCGGGCAGGCCGAGCCGCTCCGCGTGGGTGAGGAGCTGATAGCTGTGCTTGTGGTGCTTGCGGTAGCTGACCAGCTGGCCGACATCGTGCAGCAGGCCGGCGGCCTCCAGCAGTCCGCGCTCCTCCGGCTGGCACCCCAGCTCGCCGGCGAGCTGATCGAACAGCAGGAGCGCCAGGTAGCGCACCTGCTCCACGTGCCGGCGATCGGACTGGCATCGCTCCGCGAACTCGCGAAACAGCCGCAGCGGATCCGGCGCGCTGATCTCCTTGGCGCCGGCCATATCGAGCAGCAGCCCTTCCCGCAGGCCGAACGCGCTCACCGTGATGCTCCGGGCGCGCACCCAATCGAGCAGCTCGGCCGTAACCGCGAGGCCGGCCAGGATGATGTCGGCCCGCTCCGGATTCAGGCCGGGCACCTGTCGGCGCTGCTCCGGAGTCCGGGTACCCAGCCAGTCCAGCAACTGCTCGAGCTCGGCCGCGGTCACCTCGACGCCGTGCACCGTCTCGCCCGGCGGCAGTCCTCGGCGTGCCTGGACCATGCGGCCAAGGCTGGTGAACGTGCCACCAGACCCGATGACCGTTGCGGCGGACCATTCCCGGCCGGAGATGCCGCGCTTGACCTGCTTCCGGATCTGAACGCGAAGCGCCGCCACTTCCTTGTACGCGGCCCGGTCTCCCGGCAGGTGGAGCTCGGTGAGCCGCACCGCCCCGAGGGGAAGTGACACGGAGAGCTCCACCAGTCCATCCACCGCGCCGATCAGCTCCAGGCTTCCGCCACC
Encoded proteins:
- a CDS encoding DUF6494 family protein; the encoded protein is MDEERFNISLRSLLKHFGVTAQREVEKAVDAAQRSGALAGRSALNARAVMIVEGLDAEIAVEGQIQLA
- a CDS encoding trypsin-like peptidase domain-containing protein is translated as MSARSLNWLKFGGLVALAFALGLLFAGLLDLPNRSSAQQQGRQAAAIAPVPTPSIPAARPLQDLSEAFAAVAEHVKPSVVYIRSQRTERASQQRIPPGMERFFPQFRPQQPEIEQGSGSGFIVSADGYILTNNHVVEGAEVVTVRLLDHREFKAKVIGTDPNTDVAVVKIDAKSLPPVALGNSDDARVGEWVLAIGNPLGEGLTFTVTSGIVSAKGRALAGLPGRGQGSIQDFIQTDAAINPGNSGGPLVSVRGEVIGINSAIASETGFYSGYGFAIPMNLVRTVMTQLIETGTVHRAALGVQIAEVTLNDAAYVGLPEIRGVAVKDIPTEDSPAKAAGIEPGDIIVAVDGKPVEYVGQLQQIVGFRKPGEVVKVEVARKGGVRKTFNVRLQALADQPELAQGDEQDGNKDGDRGGPNNASNALSPLGISGEALTPEIASELGSPGLRGVVITGVTPGGPAWPLLRDAEDGGPDVITAVEGKSVRSQAELRNILKGFKPGDIVTVNAYNARIKQRHVERLKLAR
- the dnaK gene encoding molecular chaperone DnaK — its product is MASKIIGIDLGTTNSVVAVMEGGDPVVIPNAEGGRTTPSVVAFTKDGERLVGQVAKRQAVTNPKQTIFSIKRFMGRRINEITEETKRVPYKVVEGQNGLASVEIGGKRYTPPEISAMILQKMKQTAEDYLGHTVDKAVITVPAYFNDAQRQATKDAGKIAGLDVLRIINEPTAAALAYGLDKKKEEKIAVFDLGGGTYDISVLELAEGVFEVKSTNGDTHLGGDDFDQRLIDWLITEFKRDQGIDLSKDPMALQRLKEAAEKAKMELSSTTQTDINLPFITADQSGPKHLNLSLTRAKFEQLVDDLIQRTIPPMQQALKDAGLDPKQIDEVILVGGSTRIPKIQQIVKDFFGKEPNRSVNPDEVVAIGAAIQGGVLGGDVKDVLLLDVTPLSLGIETLGGVTTVLIPRNTTIPTKKSEVFSTAEDNQTTVEIHVLQGERQMAVDNRTIGKFQLTGIPPAPRGMPQVEVTFDIDANGILHVSAKDKATNKEQKIRIEASSGLSDTEIDRMVKAAEQHSQEDKERREQIEARNQLDSLVYRVEKDSKDWVDRLPAEAKTRLDAALEGGKQALRTGEADGIRRALDELNAAYSAAGASLYQGAQSQGQPGGEPAGAEPGATPPGGQEDVVEADYEIVDDKK
- a CDS encoding lmo0937 family membrane protein — encoded protein: MLWTIFVILLVLWLLGVVTSYTLGGFIHVLLIVAVILAVMQLIQGRRAL
- the ligD gene encoding non-homologous end-joining DNA ligase; protein product: MGGRAVAVSSLDKVLFPQDGITKGELIEYYGTVATHMLPHLKDRPINLERFPGGIDRAGFFQQAMPESFPDWIEGVTVEKAEGRVRHVVVQTAATLVYLANQGCITPHAWLSRRDRLDSPDQLIFDLDPPAQDPPRVREAALLLGELLRELELVPFLKTTGSRGYHVLVPLDRREDFSAVREFAQAVAALLVHRHPKLLTVEGRKAKRGNRIYLDTLRNAYAHTAVPAYAVRARPKAPVATPIGWDELEVRAMHPARFTLRSLPARLRDDPDPWRDLRRRPRSLAPARRRLEELSVAR
- a CDS encoding rhomboid family intramembrane serine protease codes for the protein MFPYRDDNPTIGTPFVTLLIIVANAAVWVLVQGAGMEPGLSKSVCELGLIPGEFLGRVAEGTSIPLSPTAACVLGVERHLYTPLTSMFLHGGWLHLIGNMWFLWLFGNNVEDSMGHVRYLAFYLLAGIAAAAVQTYMNPSSVIPMVGASGAISGVMGAYVVLYPRVRVHMLVVLVIFVTRIVVPAYLMLGYWFLLQLLGGSAATGNGGVAFWAHVGGFLAGALLISLFKDPDLVAKHRALARYV
- the deoC gene encoding deoxyribose-phosphate aldolase, yielding MALRNPGTALELDWVEEVRVNRSAVERRAATLRSRRTVKKEWQAAWLLRAITLMDLTTLSGDDTPGRVRRLCAKARRPVREDLLQAMGAAELPIRVGAVCVYHSFVETAVEALDGSGIPVAAVSTGFPAGLSPLAQRLGEIRASVAAGAEEIDVVITRAHALTENWRALYDEVRAMREACGDAHIKTILATGELGTLRTVGRASLVCMMAGADFIKTSTGKESVNATLPVGLVMARAIREYRERTGMLVGLKPAGGIRSARDALDWLALMKDELGDRWLRPHLFRFGASSLLTDIERQLEHFVTGRYSAVHRHPTG